AAAACAGAGCCTCGAACTCGTTGTCAGCGTGACGAATATCAATTATAATAAAGATAACAAAATCCTGCATACGTGCAAACCGCTGAAAGAATATACGCTGTTCATCGAAGCGGTGCGGAAACATACCAAGCTCGACAGTGAAAACGGCTTTAAGAACGCGATCAAAGAGTGCATACGAAACGACATCCTGCGGGAGTATTTACAGCGGAAGTCGAAGGAGGTGATGAATATGCTCATAGCCGAATACGATTACGATGTGGACATCGCCGTGCAGCGGGAAGAAGAGCGGGAAATCGCTCTGCAGGAAGGCATTGCGCAAGGCGAAGTAAAAGGTTTTTCCGAAGGCTCATACCAAGCTAAGCTTGAAACGGCAAAAACCATGCTCGCTATGCACTATCCGCTTGAAGACATTTGCAAAATAACCGGTCTCACGAAAGCGGACGTCGAACAGCTGTAAGTATTCCGTACCCCGAAGTCTTGTCTGCGCCGATATTCCACAGCTCCGACACTCCGATTCAGCGATTTTTCAGCAGATCCGCAAAGGGGTTGTACGTCATACCGTCGTTCCGCATGCCGCCCGTTTTTGCGCCTGAGCTTTGACGGTTTTTGCCGTCGTTCTTCTGCCGCGTGCCGTCCGCATTTTTCGAAAGCGCTTTTACGACGATCGCTCTCTTTGCGCCCCCGTTCGGTTTTTTTTCATGCGGTGTTTTTCCGTTTCCCTTGTCGCCGGATTTCGCTTCCGTCGGATTGAGCGCGCGAGAGGCGGCGTCGCTTTTCAGCGACAGGCTGATGCGTTTTCTGTCGGGATCGAGCGCGAGAATTGTAAATTCTTTGACGTCGCCGACTTTGACGACTTCCATCGGCTCTTTGACGAAATTGTCCGAAAGCTCGCTGATGTGGATGAGTCCCGTTTCGTGCAAACCGAGGTCGACGAAAGCGCCGAAGTCGACGACATTTTTGATTTTTCCGGTAACTTTCATACCCGGCTTCAAATCTTCGAACTGCACGACGCCTTTTTGCATGATCGGAGCGGGGTAGTCGTCGCGCGGATCGCGGTTCGGCTTTTTCAATTCTTCTGCGATATCCGAAATCGTCGTTTCCCCGATGCCGTATTTTTCTTCGAGTTCCTTTTTCAATTCTCCGGAAACTTCGCCGCCCGATTTGATGACGGCAAAAAGCTCGCGCGCCGCTTCGTAGTTTTCGGGATGCACCCACGTGTTGTCGAGCGGCTCTCCGCTTTCGGGAATTTTTAAAAATCCCGCGCACTGCTCGAAAGTTTTCGGACCGAGGCCGCTCACTTTTTTCAAATCGTCGCGGCTTGTAATCTTTCCGTTCACATCGCGGTATGCGACGATCTTTTTCGCCGTTGCGGGCGTAATGCCCGAAACGTATTTTAAAAGCGAACTGCTCGCCGTATTCAAATTGACGCCGACTTTGTTTACGACGGAACCGACCACTTCGTCGAGCATGTCGGAAAGTTTTTTTTGATTGACGTCGTGCTGATAGAGTCCGACGCCGATCGCTTTCGGATCGATTTTGACGAGTTCGGCAAGCGGATCCTGCAGGCGCCGCCCCATGCTCACCGCTCCGCGTATCGTCAAATCCAAGTCGGGAAACTCTTCGCGCGCGATGTCGCTTGCGGAGTACACCGACGCACCGCTTTCGTCTACGACCGTGTAGCGCACGTCGGGATAGTTTTCGCTTATGACGCGGCTTACGAGTTCGCGCACTTCGGGACTTCCCGTTCCGTTTCCGACGGCGACGACTTGAATATCGTATTTTTTGATCGCAGCTTTAAGCGTTTCGTAGGAACCCGAAACGTCGGCGACTTGCTTTATTAAAAAGCTTCCGAGATATTTTCCCGTTTCGTCGAGAGCGGCGCACTTCGTTCCGGTTCGTATGCCCGGATCGACGCCGAGCACGCGGCTGCCTTTGATCGGCTGCGTCATCAAAAGGTTTCTGAGGTTTTCGCTGAATATGCCGATACCGTGTTCGTCCGCTTTGTCCGTTTCGTCGCTGCGGATTTCGCGCACGACAGCCGGTGAAAGGAGTCTCACGACGCCGTCTTTGATCGCATCCGCGTGATACGCGTTGTTGATCGTTTGGCGCTTTTGCAGCATATCTACGGCCGCATCGACGTCCACGTTTACGGTAATTTCGAGCGCTTCTTCCCGTTCTCCGCGGTTTATCGCGAGAATGCGGTGCGGCTTTATCTGATTGAGCGGCTCCGTATAATCCCAATACATTTGATATGTCGACGTTTTTTGCTTTTCTTCGTCTCCTATACCTTTTGAAACGATCGATCCGGTCGCCATATAGAGGTCGTACACCGCTTTGCGGTTTGCGCTGTCCTGAGCCGTCCTTTCCGCGATGATGTCTTTCGCACCCGCGATCGCATCCTCTGCAGTCGGAACCGAAAGTTCGGGGTTGTCGTCGTTTATTTTAATAAATTCTTCCGCCTTTTTTTCGAATGCAGTATCGTCGAGCGTGAGCATCGCATCCGCAAGCGCTTCGAGCCCGCGTTCGATCGCGATCATGCCGCGCGTTTTCTTTTTCTTTTTAAACGGCGCCCATAAGTCTTCAAGCGCCGTAAGCGTGAGCGCGCTCATTACCGCGTCGTACAGAGATTCGGTGAGCTTCCCTTGAGCAAAAATACCCCTCGCGATTTCGAGACGCCGCTCTTCGAGATTTTTATGCGATTTGAACAGACGGTCGCAGTCGCGTATCTGCATTTCGTCGAGCGAACCGTGCTTTTCTTTTCGATAGCGCGCGATAAAGGGAACCGTGCAGCCTTCGTTTACGAGATCGATGACGGCGCGCACCTGCATTTCGCGGATGCCGATTTCCGCCGCGATTTTTTGTACGATGAGCGCTTCGTCGATTGCGAGCGCGTCCATTGTGTCTTGAGTAAATTCCATATAGGCGCTATTGTACGGAAAAGGACGGTGCGTGGCAAGGAAGGGGAAAGTACGATTGTGCAACGACAAAATCCGATCGCTTGACAAAATAAATTATTAATATATGATTATCGACATGGGGTTGACGTTTTCGAAAAACACGTTCCGTGCGTATGCTGAAAATTGCCGCTTGACAAAGCGGGTTTGTGCATTTATTATACCCCCCCCCCCATATATACACAAAATTTACTGACGCGCACGTATTTATTTTTTTTCTCATACAAAGATCGCTTTGCAGCGTTTTCGGATGCAGCAAAGCGTCTTTTTTTATTTTATCGCACAAAGGCAGCTTGAAAACTGCGCAAAGGAGGTTCGGATGAAACGGCTCATCAAAAAAATTATCGGCTTAAGCGTTATCGTTCCGGCGATTATGCTTATATCCTGTTCGAACATCGGAAGCGGTTCCGAAAACGGAGGTATTACACCTCAGGAAACACCTGTTGAAAAAGCGCTCAAAGAACTTTCGGTCAGTCCTGAAAAAGTTTTTAAACTGACGGACAAAGTTACGCTCCCGACGACGACAAGCGTGTCGGGTGTCACGATTACATGGGCGGCAATCCCGGAAGGCTATATCGAAACGGCAGGAACCGACATAGGTAAAATCAAAAAGCGCGATACGGAAGATAAAAACATTACGCTGACCGCGACGGCTGTAAAAGACGGTGAGACCGGAACAAAAACTTTTACGATTACCGTTTGCGCCGAAAATACCGAGCCTTCGGCACGAGATTTTGCCGATTCTTTAACGATCCCGTCTTCCGTTTCAAGCGATATGACGCTGCCGAAAACGGTAGACGGTTATGCCGCTGCGGTCGTAACATGGACAAGCGCCGACGAAAATATTATTAAAATC
This Treponema socranskii subsp. buccale DNA region includes the following protein-coding sequences:
- a CDS encoding helix-hairpin-helix domain-containing protein; its protein translation is MEFTQDTMDALAIDEALIVQKIAAEIGIREMQVRAVIDLVNEGCTVPFIARYRKEKHGSLDEMQIRDCDRLFKSHKNLEERRLEIARGIFAQGKLTESLYDAVMSALTLTALEDLWAPFKKKKKTRGMIAIERGLEALADAMLTLDDTAFEKKAEEFIKINDDNPELSVPTAEDAIAGAKDIIAERTAQDSANRKAVYDLYMATGSIVSKGIGDEEKQKTSTYQMYWDYTEPLNQIKPHRILAINRGEREEALEITVNVDVDAAVDMLQKRQTINNAYHADAIKDGVVRLLSPAVVREIRSDETDKADEHGIGIFSENLRNLLMTQPIKGSRVLGVDPGIRTGTKCAALDETGKYLGSFLIKQVADVSGSYETLKAAIKKYDIQVVAVGNGTGSPEVRELVSRVISENYPDVRYTVVDESGASVYSASDIAREEFPDLDLTIRGAVSMGRRLQDPLAELVKIDPKAIGVGLYQHDVNQKKLSDMLDEVVGSVVNKVGVNLNTASSSLLKYVSGITPATAKKIVAYRDVNGKITSRDDLKKVSGLGPKTFEQCAGFLKIPESGEPLDNTWVHPENYEAARELFAVIKSGGEVSGELKKELEEKYGIGETTISDIAEELKKPNRDPRDDYPAPIMQKGVVQFEDLKPGMKVTGKIKNVVDFGAFVDLGLHETGLIHISELSDNFVKEPMEVVKVGDVKEFTILALDPDRKRISLSLKSDAASRALNPTEAKSGDKGNGKTPHEKKPNGGAKRAIVVKALSKNADGTRQKNDGKNRQSSGAKTGGMRNDGMTYNPFADLLKNR
- a CDS encoding Rpn family recombination-promoting nuclease/putative transposase, encoding MTKHNRRYKDSVFVDFFGEDKNAKANFLSLYNALHDTHLDAPTELKALRLEQVMYMAFRNDVAYLIDGKIIALTEHQSTINANMPLRFLQYAARLYERIQNPRDRYLRRLKKIPTPEFYMFYNGEEDYPESTTLRLSDAFMTIPEKQSLELVVSVTNINYNKDNKILHTCKPLKEYTLFIEAVRKHTKLDSENGFKNAIKECIRNDILREYLQRKSKEVMNMLIAEYDYDVDIAVQREEEREIALQEGIAQGEVKGFSEGSYQAKLETAKTMLAMHYPLEDICKITGLTKADVEQL